One part of the Terrimicrobium sacchariphilum genome encodes these proteins:
- a CDS encoding FAD-dependent oxidoreductase, whose translation MGNSFHRFSSSSIPLDDSWEVIVVGGGPAGCAAAIAAAREGARTLLIEGTGALGGSGTSALVPSWCPFSDKEKIIYRGLAEEIFEASKEGIPHIPPSALDWVPIDAEKLKRVYDQKVEEAGVTVLFHTVLSVVEKSEDRLVSTLLISNKAGLTALRAGIYIDCTGDGDLAALAGAEFQKGDAAGDLQPATHCFVLTNVDEYAYRNGPILHPNNPNSPIHAIVASGRYPEIPDTHLCDTLVGPRTVGFNAGHLWEIDNTDPWVVSRALTQGRRMAEAFRRALAEFVPKAFGNALLISTGSVVGIRETRRIIGDYTLMLSDYLDRRGFDDEICRNAYFIDLHFTKEEARHKSKVDVEKRFTQYGPGESHGIPYRCLVPRDLDNVLMAGRSISCERIVHGSIRVMPVCLAMGEAAGIAAALALSGGNVHEVDTDVLRSRLRTRGAYLPVSERPESTFVGEAITLPS comes from the coding sequence ATGGGTAATTCCTTCCACCGGTTCTCCTCCAGCTCGATTCCCCTCGACGATTCCTGGGAGGTTATCGTTGTCGGCGGAGGTCCAGCGGGATGTGCGGCAGCAATCGCGGCAGCGCGCGAGGGAGCCAGAACTCTTTTGATCGAGGGAACGGGTGCGCTCGGCGGATCGGGAACAAGCGCGCTCGTACCGAGCTGGTGCCCATTTTCCGACAAGGAAAAGATCATCTATCGCGGACTGGCAGAGGAGATCTTTGAGGCCTCCAAGGAAGGAATCCCGCATATTCCGCCATCCGCCCTCGATTGGGTGCCGATCGACGCCGAGAAGCTTAAGCGCGTCTATGACCAGAAGGTCGAGGAAGCGGGCGTGACCGTCCTGTTTCATACCGTCCTGTCCGTCGTGGAAAAGAGCGAGGATCGTCTGGTATCGACCTTGCTGATCAGCAACAAGGCAGGTCTCACCGCGTTGCGGGCTGGCATCTATATTGATTGCACGGGAGATGGCGACCTCGCGGCTCTCGCCGGAGCGGAATTTCAAAAGGGCGATGCGGCAGGCGATCTTCAGCCAGCCACCCACTGTTTCGTCCTTACCAATGTCGACGAGTACGCCTATCGCAACGGGCCGATTCTGCATCCCAACAATCCCAATAGCCCGATCCATGCCATCGTCGCTTCCGGACGTTATCCCGAGATCCCCGATACGCACCTTTGTGACACATTGGTGGGGCCACGCACAGTGGGCTTCAATGCCGGCCACCTGTGGGAAATCGACAATACTGACCCCTGGGTGGTCTCGCGGGCGCTCACCCAAGGGCGACGCATGGCAGAGGCTTTCCGGCGTGCGCTGGCGGAGTTCGTTCCCAAGGCATTTGGCAACGCCCTGCTGATCAGCACGGGATCGGTGGTGGGCATTCGCGAAACCCGACGCATCATTGGCGACTATACGCTGATGCTCTCCGATTATCTGGATCGCCGCGGTTTCGATGACGAAATCTGCCGCAATGCCTACTTCATCGACTTGCACTTCACCAAGGAGGAGGCACGACACAAGAGCAAGGTGGATGTGGAAAAGCGGTTCACTCAATACGGACCGGGCGAGTCGCATGGTATCCCCTACCGGTGTCTGGTCCCTCGCGATCTCGATAATGTCCTCATGGCCGGGCGGTCCATCTCGTGCGAACGAATCGTCCATGGAAGCATCCGCGTGATGCCCGTCTGCCTCGCGATGGGAGAAGCTGCCGGGATCGCCGCCGCGCTCGCACTCTCTGGCGGCAACGTGCACGAGGTAGATACCGATGTCCTCCGTTCCCGGCTACGCACTCGCGGCGCCTATCTGCCTGTTTCAGAACGTCCTGAATCGACGTTCGTCGGCGAGGCGATTACCCTTCCTTCATGA
- a CDS encoding sensor histidine kinase, producing MAATLPPRPANLNGEPVVWSKGPPPKVLGVSISGLPGWREKLFWRLQICGWSVAAVLSTFFVALGPFHIEHALLLALTRNVFGFTATLGMRCVFRALRRRSSSVWIWALVVLPLSALASFFDGLMMLFVARQLGVDFASVSLGRLVAASTFMRWVLYLLWSILYFGINYWIEVQHEQLRIARRDAENRTNELRLLRAQVNPHFLFNALTSIQAVAGDRQRAEPLIQAFGDYLRFSLEGRRDMLPLGVELEALENYLQVEKVRFDSRLEYVIDASPAARKVSVPIALVQPLVENAMKFAQKSGIWPLRVAIRASLEGDRLHVTVANTGYWVEFDESSSTGIGLDNLRRRLNLLFGAEAELDVAAVGDQVIASVIVPAS from the coding sequence ATGGCAGCCACACTTCCCCCGCGTCCAGCCAATCTCAATGGTGAGCCTGTGGTCTGGAGCAAGGGACCTCCGCCGAAAGTGCTTGGCGTTTCTATTTCCGGCCTGCCGGGATGGCGTGAGAAGCTTTTCTGGAGACTTCAGATCTGCGGGTGGAGCGTCGCGGCCGTCCTGTCCACCTTCTTCGTCGCTCTCGGTCCATTTCATATTGAGCATGCCTTGCTGCTGGCGCTGACTCGCAATGTCTTTGGATTTACCGCCACCCTGGGGATGCGCTGCGTTTTTCGTGCGCTGCGACGGCGGTCCAGTAGCGTTTGGATATGGGCGCTTGTCGTGCTGCCTCTGAGTGCGCTGGCGTCCTTTTTTGACGGCCTCATGATGCTCTTTGTGGCACGCCAGCTCGGGGTGGATTTTGCTTCGGTTTCGCTGGGTCGGCTCGTGGCAGCGAGCACATTTATGAGGTGGGTGCTGTATTTGCTTTGGAGCATTCTTTATTTCGGGATCAATTACTGGATTGAGGTCCAGCACGAGCAACTGCGCATCGCCCGGCGGGACGCCGAGAACCGCACGAATGAACTTCGCCTGCTCCGCGCTCAGGTGAATCCACATTTTCTCTTTAACGCGCTGACCTCCATTCAGGCAGTGGCGGGCGATCGTCAGAGAGCAGAGCCCCTTATTCAGGCCTTCGGCGATTACCTGAGGTTCTCCCTCGAGGGACGCCGGGATATGTTGCCCCTCGGCGTGGAGTTGGAGGCGCTGGAGAATTACCTGCAAGTCGAAAAGGTGCGGTTTGATAGCAGGCTCGAGTATGTCATCGATGCTTCTCCGGCAGCGCGCAAGGTGAGCGTCCCGATCGCGCTGGTGCAGCCGCTGGTGGAGAACGCGATGAAATTTGCGCAGAAGTCCGGCATCTGGCCTCTGCGCGTAGCCATCCGTGCCTCACTGGAGGGCGATCGTCTCCATGTCACCGTGGCAAATACCGGGTATTGGGTAGAGTTCGACGAGTCCTCTTCCACGGGTATCGGACTAGATAACCTGCGGCGACGGCTGAATTTACTCTTTGGCGCTGAGGCGGAGCTTGACGTCGCGGCCGTGGGAGATCAGGTGATAGCTTCTGTTATTGTTCCGGCCTCCTAG
- a CDS encoding helix-turn-helix domain-containing protein: MSEKFHDLNMARIQENPIGPLEDWENLRTELVWAYQGEVTQYANCRYPAFPFAAWLLLKGSVTLSFSHHMEKYKAGRWIFPRAEEGWQEFSHDAEVLSIRFIAQWPTGDPLFDRSNTISVDAGRIPRFTQSSKRLVRVVRRQFPGITDLLRYAPGTPERHFEFHLEFSRWLLAYTRAMREIGLPPHVVGQLDDRVRAALDFMESNNLRRPPNERQLAQHVGVSVTHLNRLFSQDLGKTPIRYWEDKRIQAARYSIEESSKSLKSIAYDMGFASLSHFSSWVRRKLGKSPRALRALR, from the coding sequence TTGTCCGAAAAGTTTCATGATCTGAACATGGCGCGCATCCAGGAAAATCCCATCGGTCCACTGGAGGATTGGGAGAACCTTCGCACGGAGCTTGTCTGGGCTTATCAGGGGGAGGTCACCCAGTATGCGAACTGTCGCTACCCTGCGTTTCCTTTTGCTGCGTGGCTCTTGTTGAAGGGATCGGTCACGCTGTCGTTTTCCCACCATATGGAGAAGTACAAGGCCGGACGCTGGATCTTTCCCCGGGCGGAGGAGGGATGGCAGGAGTTCAGTCACGATGCGGAAGTCCTATCGATTCGCTTCATTGCCCAATGGCCCACCGGCGATCCACTCTTTGACCGGTCAAATACCATTAGTGTCGATGCCGGGCGGATTCCCCGGTTTACCCAGAGTTCAAAACGTCTCGTGCGGGTCGTGCGCCGGCAGTTTCCCGGCATCACCGATCTACTGCGGTATGCGCCAGGCACCCCGGAGCGGCACTTCGAGTTTCATCTCGAGTTCTCCCGCTGGTTGCTTGCGTACACCCGGGCGATGCGGGAGATAGGCCTCCCGCCGCATGTCGTGGGCCAGCTCGACGATCGGGTACGTGCCGCGCTCGATTTCATGGAGAGCAACAATCTTCGGCGGCCGCCCAATGAACGGCAGCTTGCCCAGCATGTGGGCGTCAGCGTGACGCATCTGAACCGCCTTTTCTCCCAGGATCTCGGCAAGACTCCCATCCGTTACTGGGAGGACAAGCGGATTCAAGCGGCCCGCTACTCGATCGAGGAAAGCTCGAAGAGTCTCAAATCCATTGCCTATGACATGGGTTTTGCCTCCCTTTCTCATTTCTCCTCCTGGGTCAGGCGGAAACTGGGGAAATCTCCTCGTGCCCTTAGGGCCCTTCGCTAA
- a CDS encoding class I SAM-dependent methyltransferase: protein MNSDTHQAEIIRQFTLQAVPFARHQAHSALESFDFIRDIARLDGTQYVLDAGCGPGLVCCALAPHCREITGVDVTKAMIDEAGRRAEEAGLENTRFVEGDMAALPFADETFDVAVSRYVFHHLENPLVVLREMARVTRPGGRIVICDASPAAACRENYDRFEKLRDASHTSALTLEEFVALGEAVDLGEASIRRFGLPMELDSLIDSSFPSGERDELRAIIRGDIGRNACGFSAREVGERLCITFPITVAGWTRK from the coding sequence ATGAATTCCGACACCCATCAGGCCGAGATCATTCGGCAGTTTACCTTGCAGGCTGTCCCCTTCGCACGGCATCAGGCACATTCCGCGCTGGAGTCCTTCGACTTTATCCGGGACATCGCACGGCTGGACGGTACCCAGTACGTTCTCGACGCGGGCTGCGGTCCGGGGCTGGTCTGCTGTGCTCTCGCTCCGCATTGCCGCGAAATCACAGGCGTCGATGTCACGAAGGCCATGATTGATGAGGCCGGACGGCGGGCTGAAGAAGCCGGTTTGGAAAATACTCGCTTCGTCGAAGGCGACATGGCTGCCCTGCCCTTTGCGGACGAAACCTTTGACGTGGCCGTGAGCCGCTACGTGTTCCATCACCTGGAGAATCCGCTCGTCGTATTGCGCGAAATGGCACGCGTTACCCGCCCGGGCGGACGCATCGTCATTTGCGATGCTTCACCCGCCGCCGCATGTCGGGAAAACTATGACCGCTTCGAAAAACTGCGCGACGCGTCGCACACCTCAGCCCTGACCCTGGAGGAATTCGTCGCCCTCGGCGAAGCGGTCGATCTGGGCGAAGCCTCCATTCGCCGCTTTGGTTTGCCCATGGAGCTTGATTCGTTGATTGATTCGTCCTTCCCCTCGGGGGAACGTGATGAACTCCGCGCCATCATCCGCGGGGATATTGGCCGCAATGCCTGTGGCTTCTCTGCTCGCGAGGTGGGAGAAAGGCTGTGTATTACCTTCCCGATCACCGTGGCAGGTTGGACGAGGAAATAG
- a CDS encoding carbohydrate binding domain-containing protein — protein MKTSSALLLTAALGLVVSLSSAHAQTELLKNGRFLSKLAGWELEAPASSGATAVVEDGGNGSPAVHITVPSATAHTYDVKLIQSIFHAPQDVGLKLSFRAKGEGKISVSLRVMGGNWDVLWKETVDLNGEWQEVQFDIPAAAWPGALRFDIGDLGAGPAQYWFSDLSLTTER, from the coding sequence ATGAAAACATCGTCTGCCCTCCTGCTCACAGCCGCTCTCGGCCTCGTGGTCTCCCTGTCGTCTGCACACGCACAAACCGAGCTACTCAAAAATGGCCGGTTTCTTTCCAAGCTGGCGGGATGGGAACTCGAGGCCCCGGCTTCATCGGGAGCAACGGCTGTCGTGGAGGATGGCGGGAACGGTTCCCCAGCAGTTCATATCACCGTGCCGTCGGCCACGGCGCACACCTATGACGTGAAACTGATCCAGTCGATCTTTCATGCTCCACAGGATGTGGGACTCAAACTGTCCTTCCGCGCCAAGGGCGAAGGTAAGATCTCCGTATCGCTCCGCGTGATGGGCGGAAATTGGGATGTCCTATGGAAGGAAACCGTCGACCTGAACGGGGAATGGCAGGAGGTTCAATTTGACATTCCTGCAGCTGCCTGGCCGGGAGCACTTCGCTTTGACATTGGCGACCTTGGTGCGGGCCCGGCGCAATACTGGTTTTCCGACCTATCCCTTACGACGGAACGCTAA
- a CDS encoding type II secretion system protein, with the protein MTRLPSRHPAFTLIELLVTIGIIVLLSALAMPALQKAFSSSSKTKCLNRLRQIQTGCITYAAENNGLFPAVNNGYWGPNYFPESTYAQTLKPYLGERNTIMFCQGELNKVRNPQLTSPDYAKSYITYQYFNYAGDFSGTLTGSNKPNLARTSTAPNSLPLWGCMATSGAGRSYGHADPGVSRPLSGMCVVNVDGSARWVKGSDLEAYAYSASTFYWPIPNR; encoded by the coding sequence ATGACCAGGCTCCCCTCCAGGCATCCCGCATTTACGCTCATCGAGTTGCTGGTGACGATTGGCATCATCGTGCTTTTGTCCGCCCTGGCGATGCCCGCGCTGCAAAAGGCATTTTCGTCGAGCTCCAAGACAAAATGCCTGAATCGCCTGCGTCAGATCCAGACGGGGTGCATTACCTACGCCGCGGAGAACAACGGTCTCTTCCCCGCAGTGAATAACGGCTACTGGGGACCGAATTATTTCCCCGAGAGCACATATGCGCAAACGCTGAAACCCTACCTCGGTGAGCGCAACACCATCATGTTTTGCCAGGGAGAGCTTAACAAAGTGCGCAATCCTCAACTCACCTCGCCAGACTACGCCAAAAGCTACATTACCTACCAGTATTTCAACTACGCGGGAGATTTTTCCGGTACGCTCACCGGATCGAACAAGCCCAATCTCGCTCGTACCAGCACGGCGCCAAACTCCCTGCCTCTCTGGGGATGCATGGCGACATCAGGTGCTGGTCGCTCCTATGGCCACGCTGATCCCGGAGTATCTCGGCCCCTCTCCGGCATGTGCGTCGTAAACGTGGACGGCTCTGCTCGGTGGGTGAAGGGTTCGGATCTCGAAGCCTACGCCTACTCTGCCAGCACATTCTACTGGCCCATCCCGAACCGCTGA
- a CDS encoding helix-turn-helix transcriptional regulator, whose product MTKHLSAKETEKAISKFGIERSLIEAFGYSDEMVRHRYAFHRHTKHQLLSPQAGVVMVETADALHVVSALQAAWIPAGVRHATTIGEAPAYTLFFPAAKFRTPVESLHVLPAGSLLRELLMAGTATRKVPSAVRQSLFTLLHYTCVQALKNPAQPSLPRPRSAALSKAVDQLLQTLETASPASLARHAGVSERTLRRYFRSELALSPERYIQQARLTKAMQLLMDRRHVRSVIDVALEVGYSNHSAFSAAFRKFTGRSPVEFRTGEFSPSAMG is encoded by the coding sequence GTGACGAAGCACTTGAGCGCAAAGGAAACGGAGAAGGCGATTTCGAAGTTTGGCATCGAGCGATCGCTCATTGAAGCGTTCGGATACTCCGATGAAATGGTGCGGCATCGCTATGCCTTTCATCGGCATACCAAGCACCAACTACTCTCTCCCCAGGCTGGTGTGGTGATGGTCGAAACTGCCGACGCATTGCACGTGGTCTCTGCGCTTCAAGCAGCCTGGATTCCTGCCGGGGTGCGGCATGCAACGACCATTGGCGAAGCTCCGGCCTATACGCTCTTTTTTCCAGCGGCAAAGTTTCGCACACCGGTAGAGTCTCTACATGTTCTCCCCGCTGGATCGCTTTTGAGAGAGCTCCTGATGGCTGGAACTGCTACCAGGAAAGTGCCATCGGCCGTCAGGCAAAGTCTTTTTACCCTGCTGCACTACACCTGTGTCCAGGCTCTGAAAAATCCGGCGCAACCTTCTCTGCCCCGGCCGCGCTCGGCGGCACTCAGCAAGGCAGTGGATCAGTTGTTGCAAACTCTGGAGACCGCCTCTCCCGCGTCGCTGGCGCGCCATGCCGGGGTAAGCGAGCGCACCCTACGGCGTTACTTTCGTTCGGAACTCGCCCTTTCGCCAGAGCGCTACATCCAGCAGGCCCGACTGACCAAGGCGATGCAACTCCTGATGGACCGACGACACGTTCGCTCGGTGATCGATGTGGCTCTGGAGGTGGGCTACTCGAATCATAGCGCCTTCAGCGCAGCCTTTCGGAAATTTACGGGGCGGAGTCCCGTGGAATTTCGCACTGGAGAATTTTCGCCCTCCGCGATGGGTTAG
- a CDS encoding FAD-binding and (Fe-S)-binding domain-containing protein, with product MSHSAAAAKPDLTGLAAQLDGSLESGDLVRTLYATDASEYRETPLAVAFPRSEIDVRKVVLFCARNGLGFIPRTAGTSIAGQVVGSGLVVDLGRHLNQVVAVDPAKRRVRVQPGVVRNELNAFLQPYGIFFGPETSTANRAMIGGMVGNNSCGSNSIVYGSTRDHLVSARGFLSDGSPVRFGPLSEGEFHAKCAGPESSLEARIYRHCRDLLSPAENRETIRRNFPKTSIPRRNTGYALDLLMDARVFDPSSDKPFNLCRLLAGSEGTLFVGVEFELECSPLPPPHSALLCAHFSSVDEALRAVTLALPHHPYAVELIDRHLLEATKRHIEHAKNRFFVEGDPGAVLAIDIRHDTAEATAASLRELTASLKMAGLGYHYPVLQGSDQARVWELRRAGQALISNIPGDAKPREVVEDTAVDVRDLPAYIAEFDAIMREKYRIACVYYAHAGTGEIHTRPLFDLKTPEGQRMFRSVAEDIAALVKKYHGSLSGEHGDGRLRGEFIPFMVGEECYEFMRRTKAVFDPLGILNPGKIIDTPPMDTSLRHSPDHPTPEYETVFDFSSALGVVRAAEQCNGSGECRKGPLAGGAMCPSYMATRSEKHSTRGRANVLREALLHPRDALKPFDNEEVREVMELCLSCKACKSECPANVDMAKLKAEFLQHHHDAHGAPLRSRVVARFASASRIASFAPQTWNAIFSNPTLRRAVNRLIGFHPERSIPLLETTPLSRWNRKRAKPPRKRRVYFFCDEFTEYNDASIGQKAIRLLEALGYEVVIPDHVESGRSRLSKGFLREAREIARQNIRRLAPLISAETPLVGIEPSAILSFRDEYIDLVDDTEREQARALAKHTYLVEEFLAREAEAGHIGPEAFRTEKRDIRLHGHCFQKALSSLDPVIRALQLPQGYVVKVIPSGCCGMAGSFGYEAEHYDISMQIGELVLFPAVRSLPPDILVAAAGTSCRHQIRDGTGRRALHPVEILYEALRTSSGPIDRK from the coding sequence ATGTCCCACTCTGCTGCCGCCGCCAAGCCCGACCTGACTGGATTGGCTGCGCAATTGGACGGCTCATTGGAAAGCGGCGATCTCGTGCGGACGCTTTATGCGACTGATGCATCCGAGTACCGGGAGACACCCCTGGCGGTTGCCTTTCCCAGGAGTGAGATCGACGTGCGTAAGGTCGTGCTCTTCTGCGCCCGGAACGGATTGGGCTTCATCCCGCGCACAGCGGGAACCTCCATCGCGGGACAGGTGGTGGGATCGGGACTGGTCGTCGATCTCGGCAGGCATCTCAACCAGGTCGTAGCGGTGGATCCTGCGAAACGCCGGGTGCGGGTGCAACCGGGCGTGGTGCGTAACGAATTGAACGCCTTTCTCCAGCCTTACGGCATTTTCTTCGGCCCGGAAACGTCGACGGCTAACCGAGCCATGATTGGCGGCATGGTGGGCAACAACTCGTGCGGATCAAATTCCATCGTCTACGGGTCGACGCGCGATCATCTGGTTTCCGCTCGCGGATTTCTTAGCGATGGCTCGCCGGTACGATTCGGTCCGCTGAGCGAGGGGGAATTTCACGCCAAATGCGCGGGGCCGGAAAGCTCGCTGGAGGCGCGGATTTACCGCCATTGCCGCGACCTGCTTTCCCCGGCAGAGAACCGGGAGACGATCCGCAGGAATTTTCCAAAAACGTCAATTCCCCGGCGCAATACCGGCTACGCGCTCGACCTGCTGATGGACGCGCGGGTGTTCGATCCCTCAAGCGACAAGCCGTTCAACCTGTGCCGCCTGCTGGCGGGGTCGGAGGGCACGCTGTTTGTCGGTGTCGAGTTTGAGCTGGAGTGCAGCCCGCTGCCGCCTCCTCACAGCGCGCTGCTATGCGCGCATTTCTCCAGCGTGGACGAGGCGTTGCGCGCAGTGACTCTGGCGCTCCCGCATCATCCATATGCCGTCGAGCTGATCGACCGCCACCTTCTCGAGGCAACGAAACGCCACATCGAGCACGCGAAGAATCGCTTTTTTGTCGAAGGCGACCCGGGAGCGGTGCTCGCCATCGACATACGTCACGATACGGCGGAGGCCACAGCGGCATCATTGCGAGAATTGACTGCTTCCCTAAAAATGGCCGGACTGGGTTATCACTATCCGGTGCTGCAAGGCAGCGACCAGGCCCGCGTGTGGGAATTGCGCCGGGCCGGACAGGCGCTGATCAGCAACATTCCGGGCGATGCCAAGCCTCGCGAAGTGGTCGAGGACACGGCTGTCGATGTGCGAGATCTGCCGGCGTATATCGCGGAGTTTGACGCCATCATGCGGGAAAAATACCGCATCGCCTGCGTCTACTATGCCCATGCGGGAACGGGTGAGATTCATACCCGTCCGCTCTTTGACCTGAAGACACCGGAGGGCCAGCGGATGTTTCGCAGCGTGGCGGAGGACATCGCCGCGCTGGTGAAGAAATACCACGGCTCGCTCAGCGGCGAGCACGGCGACGGGCGGTTGCGCGGGGAGTTCATTCCTTTCATGGTTGGAGAGGAATGCTATGAGTTCATGCGCCGGACCAAGGCGGTCTTTGATCCCCTCGGCATCCTGAATCCAGGCAAGATCATCGACACGCCGCCGATGGACACTTCGTTGCGGCACTCGCCAGATCATCCCACGCCGGAATACGAAACCGTCTTTGACTTTTCCTCGGCTCTCGGCGTCGTGCGAGCCGCCGAACAATGCAATGGCTCCGGAGAATGCCGCAAGGGACCACTCGCAGGCGGAGCCATGTGCCCGAGCTACATGGCCACCCGGTCGGAAAAACACTCCACTCGCGGCCGCGCCAATGTGCTGCGTGAAGCCTTGCTGCATCCCCGGGACGCGCTCAAGCCCTTCGACAATGAGGAGGTCCGCGAGGTGATGGAGCTTTGCCTGTCGTGCAAGGCGTGCAAATCGGAATGCCCCGCCAACGTCGACATGGCCAAGCTGAAAGCCGAGTTTCTCCAGCACCATCATGATGCACATGGCGCGCCGCTTCGCTCCCGGGTGGTGGCGCGATTTGCCTCCGCCAGTCGTATTGCCTCTTTCGCACCGCAGACGTGGAATGCTATCTTCAGCAATCCCACCCTGCGCCGGGCGGTCAATCGCCTCATCGGATTCCATCCGGAGCGCAGCATTCCTCTCCTGGAGACAACTCCGCTGTCTCGCTGGAATCGCAAGCGCGCGAAGCCGCCGAGGAAACGGCGCGTCTACTTCTTCTGCGACGAATTCACGGAATACAACGACGCCTCGATCGGGCAGAAGGCTATACGGCTTCTCGAAGCTTTGGGATACGAGGTGGTGATCCCGGATCACGTGGAGAGCGGGCGCTCGCGATTGTCGAAAGGCTTCCTGCGCGAAGCGCGGGAAATCGCCCGGCAAAACATTCGCCGTCTGGCTCCCTTGATCTCCGCGGAGACTCCGCTGGTAGGCATCGAGCCCTCGGCGATCCTGAGCTTTCGCGATGAGTATATCGACCTCGTCGATGACACGGAACGCGAGCAGGCCAGGGCGCTGGCAAAGCACACCTATCTCGTCGAGGAATTCCTCGCGCGAGAAGCTGAGGCCGGGCATATCGGGCCGGAGGCGTTTCGTACGGAGAAGCGAGATATCCGCCTGCATGGGCACTGTTTTCAGAAGGCGCTCTCCTCGCTCGATCCGGTCATACGCGCCCTGCAACTGCCGCAGGGCTATGTGGTGAAAGTGATCCCATCCGGCTGCTGCGGCATGGCGGGGTCGTTCGGCTACGAGGCCGAGCATTACGACATCTCCATGCAGATCGGCGAACTGGTGCTTTTCCCTGCGGTGCGGTCGCTGCCGCCGGACATTCTCGTCGCGGCAGCAGGCACCTCATGCCGCCATCAGATTCGCGATGGCACGGGACGCCGTGCGTTGCACCCCGTGGAGATTCTCTACGAGGCGCTCCGCACTTCCTCCGGCCCTATCGACCGCAAATAA
- a CDS encoding threonine aldolase family protein, with translation MNERRWDFASDNTSGISPKAWAAMAEANEGFLPSYGDDKYTEAAADAFREVFEIDCEVFFVFNGTAANSLALASLCQSYHSVICHETAHVETDECGAPEFFSNGTKLLLAGGPNGKLSLDTVDHLIMKRRDIHYPRPHVLSLSAPTELGTLYRPEEIRELTALAHSHGLKVHMDGTRFANAIAALGVNPAQLTWQVGVDVLCFGGTKTGLGLSEAVVFFNRTLAEEFDYRCKQAGQLASKMRFMAAPWVKMLPDGSWLEGSSHANHCAALLVDLIKDAPDVERLFPVEANAVFLRLPQRVHDHLKRRGWSYYIFIGGGARFMCSWATSEDAVRDLAKDICEGAAQT, from the coding sequence GTGAACGAGCGGCGATGGGATTTTGCCAGCGACAACACGTCGGGAATCAGCCCGAAAGCCTGGGCTGCTATGGCGGAGGCCAATGAAGGGTTTCTTCCCTCCTATGGCGACGACAAGTACACCGAGGCGGCCGCCGATGCGTTTCGCGAGGTTTTTGAAATCGATTGCGAAGTCTTCTTTGTTTTCAACGGAACGGCGGCCAACTCCCTCGCGCTGGCCTCGCTCTGCCAGTCCTACCATAGTGTGATCTGCCATGAGACGGCGCACGTCGAAACGGACGAATGCGGCGCCCCGGAGTTCTTTTCCAACGGGACGAAGCTGCTGCTCGCAGGCGGTCCGAATGGCAAGCTCTCGCTCGACACCGTGGATCACCTGATCATGAAGCGGCGAGACATCCACTACCCTCGCCCCCACGTCCTGTCGCTCTCGGCGCCCACGGAGCTCGGCACACTTTATCGCCCGGAGGAAATCCGCGAGCTCACGGCGCTGGCCCACAGTCACGGCCTCAAGGTCCACATGGACGGCACGCGCTTTGCCAATGCCATCGCCGCGCTCGGGGTAAATCCCGCGCAGCTCACGTGGCAGGTCGGCGTGGATGTTCTTTGCTTTGGCGGAACCAAGACCGGCCTCGGCCTCAGTGAAGCGGTGGTGTTTTTCAATCGCACCCTGGCGGAGGAGTTTGACTACCGTTGCAAACAAGCGGGCCAGCTGGCTTCGAAGATGCGATTCATGGCCGCGCCATGGGTGAAGATGCTGCCCGATGGGAGCTGGCTGGAGGGTTCTTCCCATGCCAACCATTGCGCCGCGCTGCTGGTCGACCTGATCAAGGATGCCCCCGATGTTGAGCGCCTCTTCCCCGTCGAAGCCAACGCGGTTTTTCTCCGCCTCCCCCAACGCGTGCACGATCATCTTAAGCGCCGGGGCTGGAGCTATTATATCTTCATCGGCGGCGGAGCGCGATTCATGTGCTCGTGGGCAACGAGCGAGGATGCGGTGAGGGATCTGGCGAAAGACATTTGCGAAGGCGCAGCTCAGACCTGA